The sequence TTTCAACCTGCCATACATCTATTTTAAATTCTTCTGATAATACTTTTGTAATGTTCATATTTACCTTCCTTTTATTAACTCAAGTTCAAAATCTTTTAATTCACGATATTGTCCAGGCTCAAGCGTTTCGTCAAGCTCAAGATTTCCTATTATCGTTCGTTTTAAATATATTACTTTATTATTAACACTCTCAAACATTCTTTTAACCTGATGAAATTTTCCTTCATACAGATCTATATAGCATTTTTTATCTTCAATAGGTATAACTTTTGATTTTTTAGTTAAATATCCGTCATCAAGTATAACTCCATTTTCAAGTTTTACTATATCTTCATCGCTTAAAGTATCTCTAAGATGCACTAAATATCTTTTTCTTACATGGCATCTTGGTCCTGTTATAAAATGATTAAGGTCGCCATCATCAGTTAAAAATACAAAACCCTCAGTATCAATATCAAGCCTTCCTGCAGGTGCAACCCTTTTTTTAATTAAAGGATCCAAAATTAAATCAAGAACAGTTTTATTATAATCATCCTCGGTTGAGGTTATATATCCTTGAGGTTTATTAAGCATAACATAAAGGTTTGATTTAAACACAACTTTTTCGCCCATATAAAAAACTTCATCTTTTTCTTCGTTCACTTTAAAAGACGGGTCTTTTACTATATTTGAGTTAACCGACACCATACCTTTTCTTATTATTTTTGTAAGTTCACTTCTTGAGCCTTTACCCATATTGGATAAAAGTTTATCTAATCTTATCATCTTTATACCTTTCTAAACTCTTTTAAGCCATGTCCCTTTTATATATCGTGTTCCAAATATAATGGCTCTGAATAACCAATCACAAGTCATTGCATACCATACTCCCATAACGCCCATATTCATATACAAGCCGAATACATAACTTAACCCTACCCTGAATATCCACATAGATGTTATGGATAAAATCATAGTAAATTTAACGTCATTCGCAGCCCTGAAAGAGTTAGGCAAAGTAAAGGCAGTAGGCCAGATTAAGGAAACTGCAAGAGAATGATATATTATAAGTTTATATGTAAGTTCACTTGATTCGTACGAAAGATTATAAAAACTTATAAGAGGCTTAGCAAAAATACACATAAAAACTGAAATTGTAAATATTGATAAATAGGCTATTGTAAGAAGTTTTAAAGCATATTTTTTAGCCTGTTCCTTTTCCCTGGCTCCCACACATTGACCTATTATAGTTATCATAGTAAGCCCTATTGCATTTCCTGGTATATATTGAATGGGGGAAATGGCGTTTCCAACTGCATTTGCAGCAATCTGAGCAGTTCCGAATGTTGAAATAAGGCTTTGTGTCATAACCTTTCCAAATTGAAACATACTGTTTTCAAAACCGTTGGGAATTCCAATTGAGCATATTTTTTTAATAAGCAGAAAATTCGGTTTATAATGTATAAGTTTTTCAACATATACAATATTCTTTTTATTATGAACAAAAATAAGCATTAAGGCTGCACCGATAATACGGGCTACAAGTGTTGCAATAGCAGCACCGGCAGCCCCCATATGAAAAACAAAAATTAATAGAGCGTTACCCAACACATTTATTGCATTCATAACAATAGAAATATTTAAAGATATTTTAGAATTGCCCATAGACCTGAATATTGCCGCACAAGAGTTATACAAAGCGAAAAATGGAAATGACATAGCAGTAAATAAAAAATATACTTTTGCATTTTCCATAACAAGTTGGTCTATACTTCCGAAAATCCATCTTAAAAGGGGCTCTCTTAAAATAAGTGCAATAATCATCAGCGCTGAGGAAATTGACAAAACAATCCAGATAAGTTGTTTTGCTGAAGATTTAGCATTTTCCAAATCATTTCTGCCAATAAACTGGGAAATAACAACTGCACCGCCACCTGCCAGAGCAGTGAATAAATATATCATAAGCAGGTTAACAGTATCCACTAAAGAAACCCCTGAAACTGCAGCTTCTCCCGCACTGGCAACCATAATCGAATCTGCCATACCTGTTGTTATTGCAAGAGTTTGTTCAAGCATTAAAGGTATAATAATTTTTGCTAAATGACGAGATGAAAACAGCAAACTTCTTCCCTTCTTTCAAAAAACGAACCTCTTATTTAAACATCCAGTCTAATGCATAAGGTATATACACATCCCAGAAATCCCAAGTGTGAATTCCTTCTGATTCCTGATATGTATAATCATAATCAAGTTTTTCCATAAATTCTTTAAACTTTACATTATCTTCATATAAAAAGTCTTCAGTTCCAACGCCCATATAAATACGAGGCTTTAAAGGATTTGAATTGCATTTTTTTGCAAGATGGAATAAATTTTCATCTTCAGGAATATTAATATCTTCTCCAAAAATAGGCACCAATGTATCTTTAAAGAAGTTAACCATATTTTCAATATCTGCAACAGAAGATAAACCTGCACATGCACAGAATCTGTCAGGGTTTTTAAGGGCAATCTTTAGTGCACCGTATCCACCCATAGACTGACCTGCAATATATGTATCTTCTCTCTTATCTGATACATTAAAGAATTCGCCTATAACCTTTGGAACTTCTTCTGCAATATATGTATAGTATTTTCCACCGTATTTCATATCAGTATAAAAACTTCTGCCTCCGCAAGGCATAACAACGCACACACCGTATCTGTTTGCGTATCTTTCAATAGAAGTACGTCTTAACCATATGCTTTCGTCATCACTTAAACCGTGAAGTAAATATAAACATTTATACTTTTCATTTTTTGTATTGTTATTTGTACCGATTTCCCCGCTTGTACTGCTCTGAGGTATAATAACATTAACTACTGAATGCATCTGTAATGCTTCGCTAAAAAATTTAAGTTCACATAAAGCCATAATATTATCTCCTTTATAATATTTTTTCTTATAATTATATCATATATATTAAATTTTGTATAGACTAAATATATATAAAATTAACCCGATTAAACTTAATCGGGCTAATTTATTTAATAATTATCTCTTATTTTTTTAATGATAAAATTCCAGCCAAAAATTACAAGTAGAAGCAGTATAATTCCAAGGCTTGTAATATATACCCATGGCTCAACAGAATTCTCAATTTTTAATGTTTCCCATAAACTATTTTGAAGTTTTAGGGTTTCAGGGTCAAGATTTTTATAATATGTTGTTTTAAAATCTACACTTTCAGGATATAAAATATCCATTGCATTTTCATTCCATTCGGTCATATCCTCTATATAAGTTTCATTATTTCTTACATTGTCAAGAGGAGATGAATATGCAATATACTCTGCATTTGCTATCGCTATTTCATCACTTAACATAAAGTTAATATATATTTCTGCAAGTTCTTTGTTTTTTGCACATTCAGGGATGCACATAGCATCAACAAAAATATTAGTTCCTTCTTCGGGATAATAAAATCTTAAACTGTCATTACTGTCATACATAGTAAGATAATCTCCTGCATAGTAAGGAGCGATTGCAGCCGAGCCATTTTTCATTTTATTGAAAATTTCGTCCATTACATAACTCTGAACAAGAGGTTTTTGCACTTTTAACTTTTGTGAAGCATCTTCCCACACCCTAACATCTGTGGTATTAACATCCCCACCGGCAGAATAAATTGCAGTTCCGAATGCATCACGTGGATTATTAAACTGAAGTATCTGCCCCTTATATTTTTCATTCCATAACAAGTCCCACTTGCCTGTATCTTCTTCATCTACCATTTTTTCGTTATATATTATTCCTACCATTCCTGAGGTGTATGGCACTGAATATTCGTTATAAGGGTCATAGAACAAATCTTTATACGCACTGTTAACAAATTCGTAATTTGGAATATTTGAAAAGTCAAGTTTTAGAAGCATATCTTCCAAAATCATCTTTTCTATCATATAATCTGAAGGAATTATAATATCATAAGATGCAGAACCGCTTTTTATCTTATTATACATATCTTCATTACTTGCGTATGTTGTATAATTAACCACAACATCCATATCAAGTTCTTCTTTGCAATAACGCTCAAATTCGTCATTTACATTCAAAGATTCTTCAGAACCGTCTGAGATATATTCTCCCCAGTTATATACATTAAGAGTAACTGTTTCATTACTTTTGGAACTGCAACCACAAAGGGTTAATAAGATTAGAAAGGATATAAATATTAACTTCTTCATTTTACTGCCCCTTTCCGTCTGTGGTTTTTTTCTTAGATGAAATATTAGATAAAACCATAAGAATAGTTACTGTAAGAATCATTAAAGTTGAAAGAGCGTAAATATCAGGTTTAACTTCCTTTTTAGTCATTGAATAAATAAGAAGCGGAAGTGTCTGAAAATCGTTACCTGTTGTAAAATAACTTATAACAAAATCGTCTAAAGAGAGAGTAAATGCAAGAATAAACCCTGAAACTACTCCAGACATAATGTTAGGTAGTTCAACCTTAAAGAAAGAACGCACAGGTGTACATCCTAAATCCATCGCTGCCTCCGGAAGAGCCTTGTTCATTTCAAGCAATTTAGGCCTTACTGATAAAATAACATAAGGCAGACAAAAAGTTATATGGGCTATAAGGAGAGTTGTAAAGGTAAGTTTATCTTCATTACCAAGCATTGTCCCCACAAAAACAAATAATAGCATCATTGATATCCCTGTTACAATATCAGGGTTCATCATAGGAATATTTGTTGCAGAAAGAAGAGCACCTTTTGTGTATTTTCTTTTAAACTTTGTAATACCTACTGCAGCGGCAGTACCGATAACGGTAGATACAGTTGATGCGCTTATTGCAAGTAAAAGTGTATTTTTAAGCGCAGTAAATGTTTCAGGACTGTTAAACAGTTCTTTATACCAATATAGCGACAAACCTGTTAAATCGCCTGTGTTTGCAGTGCTGTTAAAAGAAAAAAGCATAAGAACTAAAATAGGAATATATAAAATTGTAAATATAAGTGCAATATAGATTTTTGAAAATATTTTCAATTTTAGTTGCCTCCTTCTTTTTCTGCAAATTTATTCATTATAGCAAGAGAAATAAGCACAAGAATCATCATAACAAGAGAGATTGCCGCCCCTACGTTATATGTTGTACTGTTCTGAAACTGACGCTCTATTGTATCCCCTATAAGTTCAAATGTTCCTCCCCCTAATTTCTGGGAAATGTAAAATGTGCTTATTGAGGGTACAAAAACCATAGTTACTCCTGATATAATGCCTGAAGAAGATAAAGGAAGAACAACTTTTGTAATAGTTTCAAAATAATTACATCCCAAATCTCCTGCTGCTTCTATAACTGAATTATCAAGTTTGGATATAGTTGTATAAATAGGAAGCACCATATAAGGAAAAAAGTCATAAACCATACCAAAAATTACTGCACCTTTTGTACCTATAAGATGCAACTTGCCAAGGTTAAAATATGCTAAGATACTGTTTAAAAAACCTCCGTCATCCATAATAGCCATCATGGAATATGTTCTTATTAAAAGATTAGTCCACATCGGAAGCATAATAAGTGTTATCATTATTTTCTGAGACTTTTCACCGCTTTTTGCTATCATATATGCCAAAGGATATCCTAATACAAAACAAATAAATGTTGCAATTACCGATAAACTTACTGAAAGGTAAAAGGTATTAACATGCTCCTTTAAGGAAAAAATGTTATCCAAGGTAAATGCTCCGTCAGGAGTTGTAAATGTATAGTAAATAACAAATAACAGTGGTGCTATTATAAAAAGCAGGGTCCAGAAAATATGTGGAGCAGCAACAAATCTGCCAAGTCCGCCTTTTGTTTTTTCCATTTCTTATTCCTCCACTGTTTCTGTGTTTGAAAGTTCTTCAATTTCATCACTGAATGTTGAATAATCTCCATACTGACCAGAATAATCTGACTTTCTCATTATATGAATAGCCTCAGGCTCAATAAAAATACCTATCTCGGCATTAACATCAACAAAATCAGTAGACTGAATCATCCACTTAAATCCATTTATATCAACTATAATTTCATAATGAACGCCTTTAAACGTTACTGCTGTTACAACACCTTTTAACATTCCCTTATCAATGTCAACAATATCAACATCTTCAGGTCGAACAACAACGTCAACCAGTTCCTTTTTATCAAAACCTTTGTCAACGCAATCAAAGGTATGGCCAGAAAAAGTAACCTTAAAGTCCTCATTCATAATTCCGTCAACAATGTTACTTTCACCTATAAAATCTGCAACAAAAGCATTAACAGGCTCATTATAAATATCAGTAGGAGTACCTATCTGCTGAATCTGACCGTCAGCCATAACAACAACAACATCAGACATAGAAAGGGCTTCTTCCTGGTCGTGAGTAACATATATAAAAGTTATACCGGTATGCTTCTGAATTTTTTTAAGTTCATTCTGCATATCTTTTCTCAATTTTAAATCAAGAGCACCAAGAGGCTCATCTAAAAGAAGTATTCTTGGCTTATTTATAAGGGCACGTGCTATTGCAACTCTCTGCTGCTGACCGCCTGAAAGTTTTGTAACATTTTTTCTTTCAAAGCCTTTTAAAGCAACAAGTTCAAGCATTTCTTTAACTCTTCTAATTATTTCTTTATTAGGAATTTTCTGAAGTCTTAGAGCAAAAGCAACATTTTCAAATACGTTAAGATGCGGAAAAAGAGCATACTTCTGAAAAACAGTATTGATATGTCTTTTATATGGAGGAAGGTCGTTAATTTTCTTTCCTTCAAATAAAACTTCGCCACTGTCAGGAGTTTCAAAACCTCCTACAATCCTTAATGTCGTAGTTTTACCGCAACCTGAAGGACCAAGCAAAGTAACAAACTGCTTATCATATATATCAAGGGTGATATTATCAAGGACTTTTTCAGAATCAAACTCCTTGGAAATATTTTTTAATTCAATAATTTTTTTCATACCCAATTCCCCACCTTAAAATAATTTATAAACAAAAACGGTAAGCAATATGACACATTGCTTACCGTGAAATCACAATATATAATAACCTAAAAAAATGGATAATTATACTATCTGATAGGTTTTAGAGTGTAAGTAAAGATTGTTTACGCGTACTCTTATTGACCGTTTCACAAGCCGATGTGTGCATCGCAAATGGTTATAAAGTAACCAACTTATAAAATTTGAGCTTTTAACTCAATCAATAAGGCAGATATTCCCTGCCAACCGATTAAATCGGTTTTCGGCGTTCGACCCGGCTGTC is a genomic window of Clostridia bacterium containing:
- a CDS encoding rRNA pseudouridine synthase, encoding MRLDKLLSNMGKGSRSELTKIIRKGMVSVNSNIVKDPSFKVNEEKDEVFYMGEKVVFKSNLYVMLNKPQGYITSTEDDYNKTVLDLILDPLIKKRVAPAGRLDIDTEGFVFLTDDGDLNHFITGPRCHVRKRYLVHLRDTLSDEDIVKLENGVILDDGYLTKKSKVIPIEDKKCYIDLYEGKFHQVKRMFESVNNKVIYLKRTIIGNLELDETLEPGQYRELKDFELELIKGR
- a CDS encoding MATE family efflux transporter; the encoded protein is MLEQTLAITTGMADSIMVASAGEAAVSGVSLVDTVNLLMIYLFTALAGGGAVVISQFIGRNDLENAKSSAKQLIWIVLSISSALMIIALILREPLLRWIFGSIDQLVMENAKVYFLFTAMSFPFFALYNSCAAIFRSMGNSKISLNISIVMNAINVLGNALLIFVFHMGAAGAAIATLVARIIGAALMLIFVHNKKNIVYVEKLIHYKPNFLLIKKICSIGIPNGFENSMFQFGKVMTQSLISTFGTAQIAANAVGNAISPIQYIPGNAIGLTMITIIGQCVGAREKEQAKKYALKLLTIAYLSIFTISVFMCIFAKPLISFYNLSYESSELTYKLIIYHSLAVSLIWPTAFTLPNSFRAANDVKFTMILSITSMWIFRVGLSYVFGLYMNMGVMGVWYAMTCDWLFRAIIFGTRYIKGTWLKRV
- a CDS encoding esterase family protein, which gives rise to MALCELKFFSEALQMHSVVNVIIPQSSTSGEIGTNNNTKNEKYKCLYLLHGLSDDESIWLRRTSIERYANRYGVCVVMPCGGRSFYTDMKYGGKYYTYIAEEVPKVIGEFFNVSDKREDTYIAGQSMGGYGALKIALKNPDRFCACAGLSSVADIENMVNFFKDTLVPIFGEDINIPEDENLFHLAKKCNSNPLKPRIYMGVGTEDFLYEDNVKFKEFMEKLDYDYTYQESEGIHTWDFWDVYIPYALDWMFK
- a CDS encoding ABC transporter substrate-binding protein, producing the protein MKKLIFISFLILLTLCGCSSKSNETVTLNVYNWGEYISDGSEESLNVNDEFERYCKEELDMDVVVNYTTYASNEDMYNKIKSGSASYDIIIPSDYMIEKMILEDMLLKLDFSNIPNYEFVNSAYKDLFYDPYNEYSVPYTSGMVGIIYNEKMVDEEDTGKWDLLWNEKYKGQILQFNNPRDAFGTAIYSAGGDVNTTDVRVWEDASQKLKVQKPLVQSYVMDEIFNKMKNGSAAIAPYYAGDYLTMYDSNDSLRFYYPEEGTNIFVDAMCIPECAKNKELAEIYINFMLSDEIAIANAEYIAYSSPLDNVRNNETYIEDMTEWNENAMDILYPESVDFKTTYYKNLDPETLKLQNSLWETLKIENSVEPWVYITSLGIILLLLVIFGWNFIIKKIRDNY
- a CDS encoding ABC transporter permease; this translates as MLFSFNSTANTGDLTGLSLYWYKELFNSPETFTALKNTLLLAISASTVSTVIGTAAAVGITKFKRKYTKGALLSATNIPMMNPDIVTGISMMLLFVFVGTMLGNEDKLTFTTLLIAHITFCLPYVILSVRPKLLEMNKALPEAAMDLGCTPVRSFFKVELPNIMSGVVSGFILAFTLSLDDFVISYFTTGNDFQTLPLLIYSMTKKEVKPDIYALSTLMILTVTILMVLSNISSKKKTTDGKGQ
- a CDS encoding ABC transporter permease, with amino-acid sequence MEKTKGGLGRFVAAPHIFWTLLFIIAPLLFVIYYTFTTPDGAFTLDNIFSLKEHVNTFYLSVSLSVIATFICFVLGYPLAYMIAKSGEKSQKIMITLIMLPMWTNLLIRTYSMMAIMDDGGFLNSILAYFNLGKLHLIGTKGAVIFGMVYDFFPYMVLPIYTTISKLDNSVIEAAGDLGCNYFETITKVVLPLSSSGIISGVTMVFVPSISTFYISQKLGGGTFELIGDTIERQFQNSTTYNVGAAISLVMMILVLISLAIMNKFAEKEGGN
- a CDS encoding ABC transporter ATP-binding protein; the protein is MKKIIELKNISKEFDSEKVLDNITLDIYDKQFVTLLGPSGCGKTTTLRIVGGFETPDSGEVLFEGKKINDLPPYKRHINTVFQKYALFPHLNVFENVAFALRLQKIPNKEIIRRVKEMLELVALKGFERKNVTKLSGGQQQRVAIARALINKPRILLLDEPLGALDLKLRKDMQNELKKIQKHTGITFIYVTHDQEEALSMSDVVVVMADGQIQQIGTPTDIYNEPVNAFVADFIGESNIVDGIMNEDFKVTFSGHTFDCVDKGFDKKELVDVVVRPEDVDIVDIDKGMLKGVVTAVTFKGVHYEIIVDINGFKWMIQSTDFVDVNAEIGIFIEPEAIHIMRKSDYSGQYGDYSTFSDEIEELSNTETVEE